The Lycium barbarum isolate Lr01 chromosome 10, ASM1917538v2, whole genome shotgun sequence genome includes a region encoding these proteins:
- the LOC132615519 gene encoding F-box/FBD/LRR-repeat protein At1g13570-like, with the protein MMPPKITDLPENAINAILMCLPLRDAVRTSILSKKWRYKWCKLPELTLDDKLWKTTDNLLSPSIKFTTIMYNILTLHSGPLTKFTLSMSELKKYPKIGSLIHFLSRNGIQHLVLKFSEWNRYKLPSSLFTCSQLRHLTLQNCLICPSPAFEGFDMLISLELCHVSISSEALENLISSSPLLENLVLKMSDTLNHIQIKAPKLRSFEFTGCIKFISLKNVPQLAKLCLLYGESFEESEKCDLDNFFQSHPALEHLHLEYGSSQFLVAEVPTRLSSALNYLKHLYVSMDELDDLSCALYLIRSSPCLQDLEVEVSMEESDYKDDIVDEVSASFSDVGLNQVKTVKIAGIIGTKLEMELIKLLLAKSPMLVRMIIQPEQLWVDKEKGVKILAELSTFQRASRKAEVECHLE; encoded by the exons ATGATGCCTCCTAAAATTACTGATCTACCTGAGAATGCTATCAATGCCATTCTGATGTGTTTGCCTTTGCGAGATGCCGTGAGGACAAGCATCTTATCAAAGAAATGGAGGTACAAGTGGTGCAAACTTCCAGAGTTGACCCTTGATGATAAACTTTGGAAGACGACAGATAACTTACTATCCCCTTCTATTAAGTTTACAACCATTATGTACAACATTTTGACCCTTCATTCAGGACCACTTACTAAGTTTACCCTCTCTATGTCTGAACTGAAAAAGTATCCAAAGATCGGCAGCTTGATACATTTCCTCTCTAGGAATGGCATTCAGCATCTTGTTCTTAAATTTTCAGAGTGGAACCGATACAAACTGCCTTCTTCATTATTCACGTGTTCGCAGTTGAGGCATTTGACCCTCCAAAATTGTCTAATATGTCCTTCACCAGCCTTCGAAGGTTTCGATATGTTAATTAGTCTGGAACTGTGTCATGTCTCAATTTCTTCCGAAGCACTAGAAAATTTAATCTCTTCAAGCCCATTACTTGAGAATTTAGTGCTGAAAATGTCAGATACTTTGAACCACATCCAAATTAAAGCTCCCAAGTTGAGGTCCTTCGAGTTCACAGGCTGTATAAAATTTATCTCCTTAAAAAACGTTCCGCAACTTGCTAAACTCTGTCTTTTGTATGGAGAATCTTTTGAGGAATCAGAAAAATGTGATCTTGACAATTTTTTTCAGTCACATCCTGCTCTTGAGCATCTCCACTTGGAATATGGAAGTTCCCAG tTCTTGGTTGCTGAAGTACCAACAAGGCTTTCCTCTGCTCTTAACTATCTTAAACATCTTTACGTATCTATGGATGAATTAGATGATCTTTCCTGCGCTCTTTACTTGATACGAAGCTCCCCATGTTTACAAGATCTTGAAGTGGAG GTATCTATGGAAGAATCGGATTACAAGGATGACATAGTTGACGAAGTTTCTGCAAGCTTCTCAGATGTAGGATTGAATCAAGTTAAGACGGTTAAGATTGCAGGAATAATTGGCACCAAGCTTGAAATGGAGCTTATCAAGCTTCTATTGGCCAAATCTCCGATGCTGGTGAGAATGATCATCCAGCCCGAACAATTATGGGTAGACAAAGAAAAAGGTGTCAAGATACTTGCAGAGTTATCAACATTTCAGCGGGCATCACGTAAAGCTGAAGTTGAATGTCACCTAGAATGA